A part of Haloarchaeobius sp. HME9146 genomic DNA contains:
- a CDS encoding PadR family transcriptional regulator: MHDLTGFQRDLLYVIAGKEEPHGLAIKEELEQYYEKEIHHGRLYPNLDTLVDKGLIEKGQRDRRTNYYVLTRRGRREIEARSDWEGQYVEAEA, encoded by the coding sequence ATGCACGACCTGACAGGATTCCAGCGAGACTTGTTGTATGTCATCGCCGGGAAAGAAGAACCGCACGGACTGGCAATCAAAGAAGAGCTCGAGCAGTACTACGAGAAGGAGATCCACCACGGTCGCCTCTACCCCAACCTCGACACACTCGTCGACAAGGGACTCATCGAGAAAGGCCAGCGGGACCGACGCACGAACTACTACGTCCTGACCCGTCGTGGGCGCCGGGAGATCGAGGCCCGCAGCGACTGGGAGGGCCAGTACGTCGAAGCGGAAGCCTGA
- a CDS encoding amphi-Trp domain-containing protein → MPEEVLFKSESEQTRSDIAAMLRNVADKLDSGDPITLTAGQQSVTLDPPARPTFEVKAERETSTGATEGELSIEFELEWDERASDDGELQIE, encoded by the coding sequence ATGCCAGAAGAAGTGCTGTTCAAGTCCGAATCGGAACAGACCCGCAGCGACATCGCCGCGATGCTCCGCAACGTGGCGGACAAGCTGGACTCCGGTGACCCGATCACCCTGACCGCCGGCCAGCAGTCGGTGACGCTCGACCCCCCGGCCCGGCCGACGTTCGAGGTCAAGGCCGAACGCGAGACCTCCACGGGCGCGACCGAGGGCGAACTCAGCATCGAGTTCGAGCTCGAGTGGGACGAACGCGCGAGCGACGACGGCGAGTTGCAGATCGAGTGA
- a CDS encoding transcriptional regulator TbsP, with protein MTSNLLDRQIDDILGSVLEDATGNVLVVNPSADAIEEFVRVATRFEGDLPSVHMLADERTLKDVMDDFIVASNAADLIDQGALALRTVEETPENSLLVTEDSVVALVTAGNRVGGLTTDDDEFVSTAYDAYMTAWDDAAEFKLRTPPISRVRQTLETDISPEAEDDFSNILDSLETARGDGEGLDEVTISLLVAAKNEALLYDISKWGEDVGIASKATFSRTKTKLEDMGLIDTEKVPIDVGRPRLRLKIGDDRLRDADNGQLATIAQSILN; from the coding sequence ATGACTTCGAATTTACTAGACAGACAAATTGACGATATCCTCGGTAGTGTGCTGGAAGATGCCACGGGGAACGTTCTCGTGGTCAATCCGTCGGCCGATGCCATCGAGGAGTTCGTCCGTGTGGCGACCCGCTTCGAGGGCGACCTGCCGTCGGTCCACATGCTCGCCGACGAGCGCACCCTCAAGGACGTCATGGACGACTTCATCGTCGCCTCGAACGCGGCCGACCTCATCGACCAGGGCGCACTCGCGCTCCGTACCGTCGAGGAGACCCCGGAGAACTCCCTGCTCGTGACCGAGGACAGCGTCGTCGCGCTCGTCACCGCCGGCAACCGCGTCGGCGGCCTGACGACGGACGACGACGAGTTCGTCTCGACGGCGTACGACGCCTACATGACCGCGTGGGACGACGCGGCCGAGTTCAAGCTCCGCACGCCGCCGATCAGCCGCGTCCGCCAGACGCTCGAGACCGACATCAGCCCCGAGGCCGAGGACGACTTCTCGAACATCCTCGACTCGCTGGAGACCGCCCGTGGTGACGGCGAGGGCCTCGACGAGGTCACCATCTCGCTGCTCGTCGCGGCGAAGAACGAAGCCCTACTGTACGACATCAGCAAGTGGGGCGAGGACGTCGGCATCGCCTCGAAGGCGACGTTCTCCCGCACGAAGACCAAGCTCGAGGACATGGGCCTCATCGACACGGAGAAGGTCCCCATCGACGTCGGTCGCCCGCGCCTTCGCCTGAAGATCGGCGACGACCGCCTGCGCGACGCCGACAACGGGCAGCTCGCGACCATCGCCCAGTCCATCCTCAACTGA
- the glyA gene encoding serine hydroxymethyltransferase encodes MDYEHVREVDPDIADALDGEETRQNETLAMIASENHVSEAVLEAQSSVLTNKYAEGYPGKRYYGGCEYADTVEEKAIEYAKELWGAEHVNVQPHSGSSANMGVYLAMLSPGDKILSLDLTHGGHLSHGHPANFTGQTYEVEQYEVDPETGYIDYDEVREQAEEFEPDIIVSGYSAYPREVEWEKIQDAADAVDAYHLADIAHITGLVAAGVHESPVGIADFVTGSTHKTIRAGRGGIIMCDEEYASDIDKAVFPGAQGGPLMHNIAGKAVGFKEALQPEFTEYSEQTVANAKVLAEELQDHGFELVSGGTDNHLVLVDLRPSHPDTTGGDAEEALEETGIVLNGNTVPGETRSAFNPSGIRAGTPALTTRGFDEDDMRVVAECIAKVIDHPDDEDVKADVAETVKDLCAANPLYE; translated from the coding sequence ATGGACTACGAGCACGTTCGCGAGGTCGACCCCGATATCGCAGACGCCCTCGACGGCGAGGAGACACGACAGAACGAGACACTGGCGATGATCGCCAGCGAGAACCACGTCTCCGAGGCGGTACTCGAAGCACAGAGTTCCGTCCTGACGAACAAGTACGCCGAGGGGTACCCCGGCAAGCGCTACTACGGCGGCTGTGAGTACGCCGACACCGTCGAGGAGAAAGCCATCGAGTACGCCAAAGAGCTCTGGGGTGCCGAGCACGTCAACGTCCAGCCCCACTCCGGTTCCTCTGCCAACATGGGCGTCTACCTGGCTATGCTGTCCCCCGGCGACAAGATCCTCTCGCTGGACCTGACCCACGGCGGCCACCTGAGCCACGGCCACCCGGCGAACTTCACGGGCCAGACCTACGAGGTCGAACAGTACGAGGTCGACCCGGAGACGGGCTACATCGACTACGACGAGGTCCGCGAGCAGGCCGAGGAGTTCGAGCCGGACATCATCGTCTCGGGCTACTCCGCGTACCCGCGCGAGGTCGAGTGGGAGAAGATACAGGACGCCGCCGACGCGGTCGACGCCTACCACCTCGCCGACATCGCCCACATCACCGGCCTCGTCGCCGCGGGCGTCCACGAGTCCCCGGTCGGCATCGCCGACTTCGTCACGGGCAGCACGCACAAGACCATCCGCGCCGGCCGCGGTGGCATCATCATGTGCGACGAGGAGTACGCCTCGGACATCGACAAGGCGGTCTTCCCGGGTGCACAGGGCGGTCCCCTCATGCACAACATCGCCGGCAAGGCCGTCGGTTTCAAGGAGGCGCTCCAGCCCGAGTTCACCGAGTACTCCGAGCAGACCGTCGCGAACGCGAAGGTCCTCGCCGAGGAGCTCCAGGACCACGGCTTCGAACTCGTCTCCGGCGGTACGGACAACCACCTCGTGCTCGTCGACCTGCGCCCGTCGCACCCGGACACGACCGGCGGTGACGCCGAGGAGGCCCTCGAAGAGACCGGCATCGTCCTGAACGGCAACACGGTCCCCGGCGAGACGCGCTCCGCGTTCAACCCGTCGGGCATCCGCGCTGGCACGCCCGCGCTGACGACCCGTGGCTTCGACGAGGACGACATGCGCGTCGTCGCCGAGTGCATCGCGAAGGTCATCGACCATCCCGACGACGAGGACGTCAAGGCCGACGTCGCCGAGACGGTCAAGGACCTCTGTGCGGCGAACCCGCTGTACGAATAA
- a CDS encoding methyl-accepting chemotaxis protein, translating into MELQLTVGVGLIGLIGGSVSVYLFFETANYTLFVLGLATTVAIMSALGFGSLSQFVEVRALTEKAKAVENGEFDVELATDRTDEIGELSQAIAGMRDGLRRSLAEAEQARQEAEDAQKDLQVMNDHLERTAERYGRTMAACAEGDLSRRLPTEETENEAMRSVARSFNDMLDELEPAHAEAQSFAQTVAQASMNASEQIAEVGERSQDVHQTIDRIERGAQAQTEKITAVSDAMTELSSTIEEMSATAETVAKRSERAVEANEEGRTAVADTARAMRDIRESTQQVVGDVKSLHDRIDRIDEMSTAITEIASETNMLALNANIEASKASTNPDSTQGFGVIAQQVKELSADAKQRSTEISHLVDGIKSDTGAVVSDMQQMTADVGTGLQAVDETLDALAAVDDHVEQVDEGVQNIAGALTQQAARTQTVRTETTDVAAISRGTTRATEDVADAADAQLGAVTTVQRTNDLLERRSKDLCGLLEQFDTCEGPGGTAVPGDD; encoded by the coding sequence TTGGAGCTCCAGCTGACGGTCGGCGTCGGGCTCATCGGACTGATCGGGGGGTCGGTCTCTGTCTACCTGTTCTTCGAGACGGCGAACTATACGCTGTTCGTGCTGGGACTGGCGACCACGGTCGCCATCATGAGCGCGCTCGGCTTCGGGTCGCTCTCGCAGTTCGTCGAGGTCCGGGCACTCACGGAGAAGGCCAAGGCCGTCGAGAACGGCGAGTTCGACGTCGAACTCGCGACCGACCGCACCGACGAGATAGGGGAGCTTTCACAGGCCATCGCGGGTATGCGGGACGGCCTGCGCAGATCGCTCGCAGAGGCCGAACAGGCGCGCCAGGAGGCAGAAGACGCACAGAAGGACCTGCAGGTGATGAACGATCACCTCGAGCGGACCGCCGAGCGCTACGGCCGAACCATGGCCGCATGTGCCGAGGGCGACCTCTCGCGGCGGCTCCCGACCGAGGAGACCGAGAACGAGGCGATGCGCTCGGTCGCCCGGTCGTTCAACGACATGCTGGACGAACTCGAGCCCGCCCACGCGGAGGCGCAGTCGTTCGCCCAGACCGTCGCCCAGGCGAGCATGAACGCGTCCGAACAGATCGCCGAGGTCGGCGAACGGAGCCAGGACGTCCACCAGACCATCGACCGCATCGAGCGCGGGGCGCAGGCACAGACCGAGAAGATAACCGCGGTGAGCGACGCCATGACCGAGCTCTCGAGCACCATCGAGGAGATGTCGGCGACCGCCGAGACGGTCGCGAAACGCTCCGAGCGCGCGGTCGAGGCGAACGAGGAGGGTCGCACGGCAGTTGCAGACACGGCACGGGCGATGCGTGACATCCGAGAGAGCACCCAGCAGGTCGTCGGTGACGTGAAGTCACTCCACGACCGCATCGACCGCATCGACGAGATGTCGACCGCCATCACCGAGATCGCCTCCGAGACGAACATGCTCGCGCTGAACGCCAACATCGAGGCGTCGAAGGCCAGTACCAACCCCGACTCCACCCAGGGGTTCGGCGTCATCGCCCAGCAGGTCAAGGAGCTCTCGGCCGACGCGAAGCAGCGCTCGACCGAGATCAGTCACCTCGTCGACGGCATCAAGTCGGACACGGGCGCGGTCGTCTCCGACATGCAGCAGATGACCGCCGACGTCGGGACGGGCCTGCAGGCGGTCGACGAGACGCTCGACGCACTCGCGGCGGTGGACGACCACGTCGAGCAGGTGGACGAAGGCGTCCAGAACATCGCGGGCGCACTGACCCAGCAGGCGGCCCGGACGCAGACGGTCAGAACCGAGACGACCGACGTGGCGGCTATCAGCCGTGGGACGACCCGAGCGACGGAGGACGTCGCCGATGCGGCCGACGCACAGCTCGGTGCGGTAACGACGGTCCAGCGGACGAACGACCTGCTCGAACGACGCTCGAAGGACCTCTGTGGGTTGCTCGAGCAGTTCGACACCTGTGAGGGCCCCGGCGGAACGGCGGTTCCGGGTGACGACTGA
- a CDS encoding bifunctional methylenetetrahydrofolate dehydrogenase/methenyltetrahydrofolate cyclohydrolase, which translates to MTHVIDGNAVAEDVRADVADAIDTLEAEGVTPGLATVLMSDDGGSQTYVSMKQRACEEVGIDGTTVEIDPDAPAQELYDTIDELNADPSIHGILVQMPVPDHVDQREVLRRVDPMKDVDGFHPENVGRLVAGEPRFKPCTPHGIQKLLASADVDVEGKDVVVMGRSDIVGKPMANLLIQKAEGGNATVTVCHSRTQDLEAKTRNADIIIAAVGVPEMLTGDMLSEGVVVIDVGTNRVDADNEKGYTLTGDVEFESAKEKASVISPSPGGVGPMTIAMLLYNTVRAASLESGVDVDL; encoded by the coding sequence ATGACTCACGTCATCGACGGCAACGCGGTTGCCGAGGATGTTCGCGCGGACGTCGCCGACGCCATCGACACACTGGAAGCCGAGGGTGTGACCCCCGGTCTCGCCACGGTCCTGATGAGCGACGACGGCGGCTCCCAGACCTACGTCTCGATGAAACAGCGGGCCTGCGAGGAGGTCGGCATCGACGGCACGACCGTCGAGATCGACCCCGACGCGCCCGCCCAGGAGCTGTACGACACCATCGACGAGCTGAACGCGGACCCCTCGATTCACGGGATCCTCGTCCAGATGCCCGTCCCGGACCACGTCGACCAGCGCGAGGTCCTCCGACGGGTCGACCCGATGAAGGACGTCGACGGCTTCCACCCGGAGAACGTCGGCCGCCTCGTCGCCGGCGAGCCGCGGTTCAAGCCCTGCACGCCCCACGGCATCCAGAAGCTGCTCGCCTCCGCCGACGTGGACGTCGAGGGCAAGGACGTCGTCGTCATGGGGCGCTCCGACATCGTCGGCAAGCCGATGGCGAACCTGCTCATCCAGAAGGCCGAGGGCGGGAACGCCACCGTGACGGTCTGTCACTCCCGGACCCAGGACCTCGAAGCGAAGACCCGGAACGCGGACATCATCATCGCCGCGGTCGGCGTCCCCGAGATGCTCACCGGCGACATGCTCTCGGAGGGCGTGGTCGTCATCGACGTGGGCACGAACCGCGTCGACGCGGACAACGAGAAGGGCTACACCCTCACCGGCGACGTGGAGTTCGAGAGCGCGAAAGAGAAGGCGTCGGTCATCTCGCCCTCGCCCGGCGGCGTCGGTCCGATGACCATCGCGATGCTGCTGTACAACACGGTCCGGGCCGCGAGCCTGGAGTCGGGCGTCGACGTCGACCTGTAG
- a CDS encoding SRPBCC domain-containing protein, producing MNPLVTTIDIDAPAEVVWAVLTDFDSYPEWNRHSIVSGTLAEGETLRVAPGPDAGRMPTFTPTVVTVDEGHEFAWLGHLFVRGLFDGEHRFQVEDLGEGRTRLTQSESFSGVLAGLVLRVFGEQTRRNFEGVNAAVKARAESTADATTESITT from the coding sequence ATGAATCCACTCGTCACCACCATCGACATCGACGCTCCGGCCGAGGTGGTCTGGGCCGTCCTCACCGACTTCGACAGCTACCCCGAGTGGAACCGCCACTCCATCGTCTCGGGCACCCTCGCCGAGGGCGAGACACTGCGGGTCGCGCCGGGCCCAGACGCCGGCCGCATGCCGACGTTCACCCCGACCGTCGTGACGGTCGACGAGGGCCACGAGTTCGCGTGGCTCGGCCACCTGTTCGTCCGGGGGCTATTCGACGGCGAACACCGCTTCCAGGTCGAGGACCTCGGCGAGGGCCGGACTCGGCTCACCCAGTCGGAGTCGTTCTCGGGGGTCCTCGCCGGGCTCGTCCTCCGCGTGTTCGGCGAGCAGACCCGCCGGAACTTCGAGGGCGTGAACGCCGCCGTGAAAGCGCGAGCCGAATCCACGGCCGACGCGACGACCGAATCCATCACCACCTGA
- a CDS encoding YrdB family protein, whose translation MTEATTPTDRLGGLAQLVLGVRFLLELAGLLALGYWGFRTGGSTLASLALGLGAPLLAAIVWGTFVSPKARIPLRGVARLAVEVLVFGVAAVALYAAGQPLLAVVFAVVAVVDRAAVASLSLEEF comes from the coding sequence ATGACGGAAGCGACGACCCCCACCGACCGACTCGGCGGGCTGGCCCAGCTGGTGCTCGGTGTCCGGTTCCTACTCGAGCTCGCCGGGCTGCTCGCGCTGGGGTACTGGGGGTTCAGGACCGGCGGGTCGACGCTGGCGAGCCTCGCCCTCGGCCTCGGTGCGCCGCTCCTGGCCGCCATCGTCTGGGGGACGTTCGTCTCCCCGAAGGCGAGAATACCCCTTCGCGGGGTGGCCAGGCTGGCCGTCGAGGTGCTCGTCTTCGGTGTGGCTGCAGTCGCCCTGTACGCCGCAGGACAGCCGCTACTCGCGGTCGTGTTCGCGGTCGTCGCGGTGGTGGACCGGGCAGCCGTCGCGTCCCTCTCGCTCGAAGAATTCTGA
- a CDS encoding TFIIB-type zinc ribbon-containing protein, which produces MEIRGERECKNCGARWSYYDTGSVACPECESLHSVGVDDDRKLHTANRVELDLTEAVSQLDEVPEDEALSTVKSTCREFQRKHGFVHAGELRDLDDTYLVAGELLQVADMVGRSLGRDDDEEFYLLSLLRGDEADRPAPDEVPESLREGRGLAYAEAVREYRRELREWADASDVTIDRPATEVLSSIDEHAKRIRALEGDVPAREAERLVTVLREVTRYVRDDDEAALAQAQNRLSGLDEN; this is translated from the coding sequence ATGGAGATACGCGGCGAGCGCGAGTGCAAGAACTGCGGGGCGCGGTGGTCGTACTACGACACGGGGAGCGTCGCCTGCCCCGAGTGTGAGAGCCTCCACAGCGTCGGCGTCGACGACGACCGGAAGCTCCACACGGCGAACCGGGTCGAACTCGACCTCACCGAGGCCGTCTCACAACTCGACGAGGTGCCCGAGGACGAGGCGCTGTCGACGGTGAAGTCGACCTGTCGCGAGTTCCAGCGCAAGCACGGCTTCGTCCACGCTGGCGAGTTGCGCGACCTCGACGACACCTACCTGGTCGCGGGCGAACTGCTGCAGGTCGCCGACATGGTCGGGCGGTCGCTCGGCCGTGACGACGACGAGGAGTTCTACCTGCTCTCGCTCCTGCGCGGGGACGAGGCCGACCGACCCGCCCCCGACGAGGTTCCAGAGTCCCTCCGTGAGGGGCGCGGGCTCGCCTACGCGGAAGCGGTCCGGGAGTACCGGCGAGAGCTCAGGGAGTGGGCCGACGCCAGCGACGTCACCATCGACCGCCCGGCGACCGAGGTGCTCTCGTCCATCGACGAGCACGCCAAACGCATCCGGGCGCTGGAGGGCGACGTCCCGGCGCGCGAGGCGGAGCGACTCGTCACCGTGCTGCGCGAGGTCACCCGCTACGTCAGGGACGACGACGAGGCGGCGCTGGCGCAGGCACAGAACAGGCTGTCGGGACTGGACGAGAACTGA
- a CDS encoding DUF1028 domain-containing protein, producing MTFSIVARDPESDAVGIAVQSKFISVGSVVPFASADAGAIATQSFANVAYGPDGLDLLREGRTAEEVIDELTAADPEAPRRQIGVVGQDGSVDAFTGEECFDVCGDIQGEHYTVQGNILENEETLTAMADTFESADGGLPEKLIAALHAGNDAGGDSRGEQSAALYIAKPEGGYDGGNDRWVDVRVDDHEHPIDELERVFRLYDITLLAREEPEETRDLDGDVAREVCATLADLGFYEDDPAEEFGEDEREALESFRGMNNFENHDLAVLEDALARGWDDASGDGEQKLVDAIWHGLQRLDRK from the coding sequence ATGACGTTCTCTATCGTCGCGCGGGACCCCGAATCCGACGCGGTCGGTATCGCCGTCCAGTCGAAGTTCATCAGCGTCGGCTCCGTGGTCCCCTTCGCCAGCGCCGACGCCGGGGCCATCGCGACCCAGAGCTTCGCGAACGTCGCCTACGGCCCCGACGGGCTGGACCTGCTCCGCGAAGGCAGGACAGCCGAGGAGGTCATCGACGAACTCACCGCCGCCGACCCAGAGGCCCCGCGCCGCCAGATCGGCGTGGTCGGCCAGGACGGCTCCGTCGACGCCTTCACCGGTGAGGAGTGCTTCGACGTCTGCGGCGACATCCAGGGCGAGCACTACACGGTACAAGGCAACATCCTCGAGAACGAGGAGACCCTCACCGCGATGGCCGACACCTTCGAATCGGCCGACGGCGGCCTTCCCGAGAAGCTCATCGCGGCCTTGCATGCGGGGAACGACGCTGGCGGCGACTCCCGTGGCGAGCAGTCCGCGGCGCTCTACATCGCCAAGCCCGAGGGCGGCTACGACGGTGGGAACGACCGCTGGGTCGACGTGCGCGTCGACGACCACGAGCACCCCATCGACGAACTCGAACGGGTGTTCCGGCTGTACGACATCACGTTGCTCGCGCGCGAGGAGCCCGAGGAGACGCGCGACCTCGACGGTGACGTGGCTCGTGAGGTCTGTGCGACGCTGGCCGACCTCGGCTTCTACGAGGACGACCCTGCCGAGGAGTTCGGCGAGGACGAACGCGAGGCACTGGAGTCGTTCCGCGGCATGAACAACTTCGAGAACCACGACCTCGCGGTGCTGGAGGACGCCCTGGCGCGCGGCTGGGACGACGCTTCCGGCGACGGCGAGCAGAAGCTGGTCGACGCCATCTGGCACGGCCTGCAGCGGCTGGACCGGAAGTAG
- the thyX gene encoding FAD-dependent thymidylate synthase, with protein sequence MKVQLLEATENPEELICKAARNDYYSDFVGEDDFETVMAGIDGDSMQEKQETLIGHLLSHGHYGPFEHPQITVAVKGVSRSCMAQITRHRHVSFDVQSMRYVSFDDVDPADVREGELVVTPPSASDPNWVGRNQKTGAVDEEVVAEREEVFRESVTRSVEEYQRLLDLGMPPEDARFVLPIGTKVNMVMSMNVRMLMHVADMRAAADAQWEIRDLTEQVLDLAAEWCPITFDYYEENMRNRKNRLAP encoded by the coding sequence ATGAAGGTCCAACTGCTCGAAGCCACCGAGAACCCGGAAGAGCTCATCTGCAAGGCGGCGCGAAACGACTACTACAGCGACTTCGTCGGCGAGGACGACTTCGAGACGGTGATGGCGGGTATCGACGGCGACAGCATGCAGGAGAAACAGGAGACGCTCATCGGGCACCTCCTGAGCCACGGGCACTACGGCCCGTTCGAGCACCCCCAGATCACCGTCGCGGTGAAAGGCGTCAGCCGCTCCTGTATGGCACAGATCACCCGCCACCGCCACGTCAGCTTCGACGTGCAGTCGATGCGGTACGTCTCCTTCGACGACGTGGACCCCGCGGACGTCCGCGAGGGCGAACTGGTCGTGACCCCGCCGTCGGCGTCGGACCCGAACTGGGTCGGCCGGAACCAGAAGACCGGCGCGGTCGACGAGGAGGTCGTCGCCGAGCGCGAGGAGGTGTTCCGGGAGTCGGTCACCCGGAGCGTCGAGGAGTACCAGCGCCTGCTCGACCTCGGGATGCCGCCGGAGGACGCCCGGTTCGTCCTCCCCATCGGCACCAAGGTGAACATGGTGATGTCGATGAACGTCCGGATGCTGATGCACGTCGCGGACATGCGCGCGGCCGCCGACGCGCAGTGGGAGATCCGGGACCTCACCGAGCAGGTCCTCGACCTCGCGGCCGAGTGGTGCCCCATCACGTTCGACTACTACGAGGAGAACATGCGCAACCGGAAGAATCGCCTCGCACCCTGA
- a CDS encoding winged helix-turn-helix transcriptional regulator has protein sequence MRLRQPTDFLILEALQAQGRNVATNLAHHTGKSRKNINSRLPVLADYKLVEKIGPAERSGLYEITKKGKIALMYQDQYDEVDDFGSLIEGPHASDPQAGSQPQGQLVRGSDEDEENDSDD, from the coding sequence GTGAGACTACGCCAACCAACCGATTTCCTGATACTCGAAGCGCTGCAAGCGCAGGGCAGAAACGTCGCGACCAACCTCGCCCATCACACGGGCAAGAGTCGCAAGAACATCAACAGTCGGCTCCCCGTCCTCGCCGACTACAAGCTCGTCGAGAAGATCGGGCCCGCCGAACGGTCCGGACTCTACGAGATAACCAAGAAGGGCAAGATCGCGCTGATGTACCAGGACCAGTACGACGAGGTCGACGACTTCGGCTCGCTCATCGAGGGCCCGCACGCAAGCGACCCGCAAGCCGGGTCCCAGCCACAGGGCCAGCTCGTCCGTGGGAGCGACGAAGACGAAGAGAACGACTCCGACGACTGA
- a CDS encoding amidohydrolase family protein has product MTTHVFRGGVVVDADGAREATVVVEDDRIVSIDPVDSDDGGADHASAADPDSVTHLDGAYLAPGLVDAHVHLMMDARPNPSANVDASTASLAYQATRNLRAAVETGVTTVRDLGAPDDIAIDARTAVDRGVLAGPRVQACGRNIVMTGGHGHWFGREADGPHEVRKAVREQLKAGADVVKCMATGGVLTEGAQTGSPELTPDELTALVDAASAKGVPTAAHAHGTQGIENAVAAGITSIEHGTYMDERAAEAMAEAGTYWVPTASAVHGIVDNADQGTIPEWAVEKGEHAQDAFADAFEHALAAGVTVAMGTDAGTPYNRFADIPHELELLVEYGMTPEEALEAATSNAAELLGIGDETGRVAPGLAADLVVLPADPREDVSAWQQPERVMARGRFVNHMA; this is encoded by the coding sequence ATGACGACGCACGTCTTCCGCGGCGGTGTCGTCGTCGACGCAGACGGTGCGCGCGAGGCCACCGTCGTGGTCGAAGACGACCGCATCGTCAGTATCGACCCGGTCGACAGCGACGACGGCGGGGCGGACCACGCCAGTGCAGCCGACCCCGATTCCGTCACCCACCTCGACGGCGCGTACCTCGCGCCCGGCCTCGTCGACGCGCACGTCCACCTCATGATGGACGCCAGGCCGAACCCCTCGGCCAACGTGGACGCCTCGACCGCGAGCCTCGCCTACCAGGCGACACGGAACCTCCGCGCCGCGGTCGAGACCGGCGTCACCACCGTCAGGGACCTCGGCGCACCCGACGACATCGCCATCGACGCCCGGACCGCAGTCGACCGTGGCGTCCTCGCGGGCCCGCGAGTCCAGGCATGCGGGCGAAACATCGTCATGACCGGCGGGCACGGGCACTGGTTCGGCCGCGAGGCCGACGGCCCCCACGAGGTTCGCAAGGCCGTCCGCGAACAGCTCAAAGCCGGTGCTGACGTGGTCAAGTGCATGGCGACCGGTGGGGTCCTGACCGAGGGCGCACAGACAGGCTCACCCGAACTCACCCCGGACGAACTCACCGCGCTGGTCGACGCCGCGAGCGCGAAAGGTGTCCCGACCGCCGCCCACGCCCACGGGACACAGGGCATCGAGAACGCGGTCGCCGCCGGCATCACGAGCATCGAACACGGCACGTACATGGACGAACGCGCAGCCGAGGCCATGGCCGAGGCGGGAACCTACTGGGTGCCCACGGCGAGCGCGGTCCACGGCATCGTCGACAACGCCGACCAGGGGACCATCCCCGAGTGGGCCGTCGAGAAGGGCGAACACGCCCAGGACGCGTTCGCGGACGCCTTCGAGCACGCGCTCGCCGCGGGCGTCACCGTCGCGATGGGCACCGACGCGGGCACACCGTACAACCGGTTCGCGGACATCCCACACGAACTCGAACTCCTCGTCGAGTACGGCATGACGCCCGAAGAGGCGCTCGAAGCGGCTACGAGCAACGCTGCCGAGCTTCTGGGCATCGGTGACGAGACCGGTCGCGTCGCGCCGGGCCTCGCCGCGGACCTCGTCGTCCTCCCGGCCGACCCCCGCGAGGATGTGAGCGCGTGGCAACAGCCAGAGCGTGTCATGGCGCGCGGGCGATTCGTCAATCACATGGCCTAG